One Lepisosteus oculatus isolate fLepOcu1 chromosome 13, fLepOcu1.hap2, whole genome shotgun sequence genomic region harbors:
- the phb2b gene encoding prohibitin-2b, producing the protein MANKEPSRFVQQLRDMASRMSSGSRGAGMGLKLLLGAGALAYGVKEATYTVEGGQRAIIFNRIGGMQDSVLAEGLHFRIPWFQYPIIYDIRAKPRKISSLTGSKDLQMVNIALRVLSRPVASNLPALYQQLGKDYDERVLPSIVNEVLKSVVAKFNASQLITQRAQVSLLIRRELFERAKDFNIILDDVAITELSFSREYTAAVEAKQVAQQEAQRAQFYVEKAKQDQRQKIIQAEGEAQAAKMLGEAVTKNPGYLKLRRIRAAQNIAKTVAASQNKVYLSADNLVLNLQDDSFNNLSLGSGKK; encoded by the exons AGGTTTGTGCAGCAGCTCAGGGACATGGCCAGCCGCATGTCCTCGGGCTCCAGGGGAGCCGGCATGGGCCTCAAGCTGCTGCTGGGAGCCGGGGCTCTGGCCTACGGGGTCAAAGAGGCCACATACACAG TTGAAGGTGGGCAGAGAGCCATCATCTTCAACAGGATCGGGGGGATGCAGGACTCCGTGTTGGCTGAGGGGCTGCATTTCAG gataCCATGGTTCCAGTACCCAATCATTTATGATATCAGGGCGAAACCCCGGAAGATCTCTTCCCTAACAGGAAGCAAAG ATCTGCAGATGGTCAACATTGCCCTGCGCGTCCTGTCCAGGCCTGTGGCCTCGAACCTCCCGGCTCTGTACCAGCAGCTGGGCAAGGACTACGACGAGCGCGTCCTGCCCTCCATCGTCAACGAGGTTCTCAAGAGCGTGGTGGCCAAGTTCAACGCCTCGCAGCTCATCACGCAGAGAGCACAG GTGTCCCTGCTGATCCGGCGCGAGCTCTTCGAGAGGGCCAAGGACTTCAACATCATCCTGGACGACGTGGCCATCACGGAGCTGAGCTTCAGCCGGGAGTACACCGCCGCCGTGGAGGCCAAGCAAGTGG CCCAGCAGGAGGCCCAGAGAGCCCAGTTCTACGTGGAGAAGGCCAAGCAGGATCAGAGACAGAAGATCATCCAGGCTGAAGGAGAAGCTCAGGCTGCCAAAATG CTGGGAGAGGCCGTGACCAAGAACCCCGGCTACCTGAAGTTGCGGAGGATCCGAGCCGCTCAGAACATCGCCAAGACG GTGGCAGCGTCGCAGAACAAGGTGTACCTGAGTGCGGACAACTTGGTGCTGAACCTACAGGATGACTCCTTTAACAA tttatcGTTGGGCTCAGGGAAGAAGTAA